In the Mesorhizobium sp. WSM2240 genome, GCCGAAAGGATCGGCGCGCGGCGCGGCGGCGAAATTCCCTCGCCGCCGCATGAGGCGAAAGTCGATGCCGCGACGGGCGTTCTGAACCTCGCCGGGATCGCCGCCTATACCGTCACGCTGGCGGATGCGATCGAGCCGCTGCTGGCGAGGGGCGAAATGCCGGTCGTGCTGGGCGGCGACTGCTCGATCCTGCTCGGATGCCTGCTGGCCACGCGGCGGCGCGGGCGTTCCGGCCTGCTCTTCCTCGACGGGCATGCGGATTTCTTCCAACCCTCGGCGGAGCCGAAGGGAGAGGTCGCCTCCATGGAACTGGCAATCGCCGTCGGCCGCCACGACACGGTTCTCGCCAGGCCGGATGGCAACTCGCCGCTGGTCGAAGAGGAGGATGTCGTCGCTTTCGGCCGCCGCGACGAACAGGATTCCGATGAGTACGGCAGCCAGCGGATCGAGGACAGCGGCGTCGAACTGATCAATCTCGCGCGCATTCGCGACGCCGGCATTGCAGCAGTGACTAGCCAGGCGCTCGCTCGTCTCGCCGGGCTCGACGGGTTCTGGCTGCACCTGGATGCGGACGTGCTCAACGCCGAGATCATGCCTGCCGTGGATCACATCGTCGAAGGCGGGCTCGCCTGGGATGAACTCGTCCATGTCCTGCGGCAAACCTTTTCGACTGGACGGGTTATCGGCATGGACATCACCATCCTCAATCCAAGGCTCGACAAGGACGGATCGATCGTCGCCCGTTTTGTGGACGCCGTGGCGTCCGGCATAAAGGCGGATTGATTTTTTCAGGCGCGGGGCGTGCGCGCCAAGCCGACCTCGCCGGTTGGCGGTCGGGTTGTTTGGGGCCTATCGCTGGATGACAGCGCCGAAACGCGCAACTCTCGGGGAGACTTGCGCGGCGGACTGCACTAGGGCAAACGAACGTCTTCCTGTCGGCGATCGTTCGAGGATCCATGTCCGCCACCGTCTCACCGCTTGCGCCCAAGAAATATCCGAAAATGCCGGCGATCGAGGGCGTACGCATCGCCACTGCCGAAGCCGGCATCAAATACAAGAACCGCACCGACCTGCTCGCCATGGTGTTCGACGAGGGTACCACGGCGGCGGGCGTATTCACCCGTTCGAAATGCCCATCCGCGCCGGTCGATTTCTGCCGCGAGAACCTCGCCGGAGGCAAGGCGCGCGTGCTGGTGGTGAATTCCGGCAATGCCAACGCGTTTACCGGAAAGAAAGGCCGCGAGACGACCACGATGACCGGCAAGGCGGCGGCCGACGCGGCCGGCTGCGAAACCGGCGAAGTGTTTCTGGCCTCGACGGGCGTCATCGGCGAGCCGCTCGATGCCGGCCGTTTCAGCCACCTTCTAGCCGGCATGGTGAGAGAAGCGAAGCCCGATTTGTGGACTGAGGCCGCCAAGGCGATCATGACCACCGACACCTATCCGAAGGTCGCGACCGCAACCGTAAAGCTCGGCGATGCCGAGGTGACGATCAACGGTATCTCCAAGGGCGCGGGCATGATCGCGCCCGATATGGCGACGATGCTGTCCTTCGTGGCGACCGACGCGCCGCTCTCGGCCACGGTGCTGCAGAGCCTTCTGTCGAAGGGCGTCGGCGCCACCTTCAACGCGGTCACCGTCGACAGCGACACCTCGACCAGCGACACGCTGATGCTTTTCGCCACCGGCGCCGCGGCAAAGCGTGGCGCACCGCGGATCGCCGATCCGGCGGATGCGCGCCTCGCCCAGTTCCGGCGGGCGCTGAACCGGCTGCTCAAGAATCTCGCTTTGCAGGTGGTGCGCGATGGCGAAGGCGCGCGCAAGCAGGTCGAGGTGACAGTCACCGGCGCGAAATCCTCGCGCTCGGCAAAGAAGATCGCGCTTTCCATCGCCAATTCGCCGCTGGTCAAGACGGCCGTGGCCGGCGAGGACGCCAATTGGGGCCGAGTCGTCATGGCAGTGGGCAAGGCCGGCGAGCCGGCCGACCGCGACCGTCTGTCGATCTGGTTCGGCGACAACCGCCTGGCAGTCGAGGGCGAGCGCGACCCGCACTATTCGGAGGCAGCGACCTCTGCCTATATGAAGCGCGACGAGATCGCGATCCGCGCCGATCTCGGCATCGGGCGTGGCAAGGCGACGGTGTGGACCTGCGACCTCACCAAGGAATACGTCGCCATCAACGGCGACTACCGGAGCTGAGAGACTGCATGCAAATTCCACTCTGCCGGACGCCTGACGCGGCCTTCCTCACATAGATTTGCCTATGTCCAACACCTCTCCCCTCCCCGAACTCGCCAAGGTGCGCCGCTACGAGGCGGCGGGCTTTCGCGCCTGGCCGGCGGCGGCTGTCCACTATGACGGCACATGGCTGGTGCGGCTGACGGCCGGCCATCCGGCGAAGCGGCTGAACTCGGTCAATCCGCTCGATCCGGGCGACGTCGTCAACATAGAGGAGCGCATCGCCCGCGCTGCGCGCCGCTTCGACGCCTATGGCAGACCGCTGACCTTTCGCATGTCGCCTCTCTCGGGCGTCGCGCTGTCGCGCCATCTCGACGCCGAGGGCTGGTCGGTGTTCTCGGAATCGCTGGTCATGCGCATGCCGCTCGACGATGCGGCGATCGCCGAGGCGATGGACCAGATCCCGCTCAAGGATATGGGGCGCTTCATCGGCGCGGCGCTGAAGGTCCACGGGTCCGACGCAGCGCTGCGGCCCGGCCTTTCCGAAATCCTCGACTCGATCCAGCCCGAGGCCGGGCTGTTTGTGGTCGAGCATGACGAGGAGCCGCTGGCCACTGCGATCTGCGTGCATGACGGCGACCTCGCCGGC is a window encoding:
- a CDS encoding arginase family protein; the encoded protein is MNERTILEAPSRLGLSSGGVETLPKALLAAGFAERIGARRGGEIPSPPHEAKVDAATGVLNLAGIAAYTVTLADAIEPLLARGEMPVVLGGDCSILLGCLLATRRRGRSGLLFLDGHADFFQPSAEPKGEVASMELAIAVGRHDTVLARPDGNSPLVEEEDVVAFGRRDEQDSDEYGSQRIEDSGVELINLARIRDAGIAAVTSQALARLAGLDGFWLHLDADVLNAEIMPAVDHIVEGGLAWDELVHVLRQTFSTGRVIGMDITILNPRLDKDGSIVARFVDAVASGIKAD
- the argJ gene encoding bifunctional glutamate N-acetyltransferase/amino-acid acetyltransferase ArgJ; protein product: MSATVSPLAPKKYPKMPAIEGVRIATAEAGIKYKNRTDLLAMVFDEGTTAAGVFTRSKCPSAPVDFCRENLAGGKARVLVVNSGNANAFTGKKGRETTTMTGKAAADAAGCETGEVFLASTGVIGEPLDAGRFSHLLAGMVREAKPDLWTEAAKAIMTTDTYPKVATATVKLGDAEVTINGISKGAGMIAPDMATMLSFVATDAPLSATVLQSLLSKGVGATFNAVTVDSDTSTSDTLMLFATGAAAKRGAPRIADPADARLAQFRRALNRLLKNLALQVVRDGEGARKQVEVTVTGAKSSRSAKKIALSIANSPLVKTAVAGEDANWGRVVMAVGKAGEPADRDRLSIWFGDNRLAVEGERDPHYSEAATSAYMKRDEIAIRADLGIGRGKATVWTCDLTKEYVAINGDYRS
- a CDS encoding GNAT family N-acetyltransferase produces the protein MSNTSPLPELAKVRRYEAAGFRAWPAAAVHYDGTWLVRLTAGHPAKRLNSVNPLDPGDVVNIEERIARAARRFDAYGRPLTFRMSPLSGVALSRHLDAEGWSVFSESLVMRMPLDDAAIAEAMDQIPLKDMGRFIGAALKVHGSDAALRPGLSEILDSIQPEAGLFVVEHDEEPLATAICVHDGDLAGLFEIATDAAHRGQGHGRRIVLSSLKWARLRGAREAWLQVEADNEAALGLYRSIGFSEIYRYHYRRPPEA